A single genomic interval of Mucilaginibacter robiniae harbors:
- the gyrB gene encoding DNA topoisomerase (ATP-hydrolyzing) subunit B, with the protein MSEEQQDRSNYSADNIQVLEGLEAVRKRPSMYIGDTGVKGLHHLVYEVVDNSIDEALAGYCDDIKVFIKPGNAIEVQDNGRGIPTAIHTKEKRSALEVVMTVLHAGGKFDKDTYKVSGGLHGVGVSCVNALSTHLKTTVQREGQIFQQEYEKGKPQYDVKVVGESERTGTTQWFQPDPEIFTTTLEYKYDTLAARLRELAFLNKGIRLSLTDEREPDETGEFRTEIFFSEGGLKEFVKFLDGTRVSIIPEPIYVEGTKQGIPVELALQYNDTYSENVFSYVNNINTIEGGTHVAGFRMGLTRTLKAYADKSGLLKNVKVDITGDDFREGLTAIISVKVAEPQFEGQTKTKLGNSEVSGAVNVAVGEILSVYLEENPKEARQIVNKVILAATARAAARKAREMVQRKSVMSGSGLPGKLADCANSDPAVCEIYLVEGDSAGGTAKQGRAREFQAILPLRGKILNVEKAMEHKIYENEEIKNMFTALGVSIGTPEDDKALNIAKLRYHKIVIMTDADVDGSHITTLILTFFFRYMKELVENGYVYIASPPLYLVKKGKDFEYCWTDEQRMAAIQRLKGAGREDSVHVQRYKGLGEMNAEQLWETTMNPATRTLRQASIENAAECDHTFSMLMGDEVAPRREFIEKNAKYARIDA; encoded by the coding sequence ATGAGCGAAGAACAACAGGATAGGTCCAATTATTCGGCAGATAATATCCAGGTTTTAGAAGGCCTGGAAGCGGTGCGTAAGCGCCCGTCTATGTACATTGGTGATACCGGCGTAAAAGGTTTGCATCACTTGGTGTATGAGGTTGTAGATAACTCGATTGACGAAGCTTTAGCCGGCTATTGCGACGATATTAAAGTTTTCATTAAACCCGGTAATGCCATTGAGGTACAGGATAATGGCCGTGGTATTCCAACCGCTATACATACTAAAGAAAAACGTTCGGCACTCGAAGTGGTTATGACCGTACTGCATGCCGGCGGTAAATTTGATAAAGATACTTACAAGGTTTCCGGTGGTTTGCACGGTGTAGGGGTAAGTTGCGTTAACGCCTTATCTACTCATTTAAAAACTACCGTTCAGCGTGAAGGCCAAATTTTTCAGCAAGAATATGAAAAAGGTAAGCCGCAATATGATGTTAAGGTAGTAGGTGAAAGCGAAAGAACCGGTACTACGCAATGGTTTCAGCCCGACCCTGAAATTTTTACTACCACGCTTGAGTATAAATACGATACGCTGGCTGCCCGTTTGCGGGAGTTGGCTTTCCTGAACAAAGGCATACGCCTGAGCTTAACAGATGAGCGCGAGCCGGATGAAACTGGCGAATTTCGCACCGAAATTTTCTTTTCAGAAGGCGGCTTAAAAGAGTTTGTTAAGTTTTTAGATGGCACCCGGGTGTCAATTATTCCTGAGCCTATTTATGTAGAAGGTACCAAGCAAGGTATTCCGGTTGAGCTGGCTTTGCAGTACAATGATACCTACTCAGAAAACGTATTTTCATACGTAAATAACATTAACACTATTGAAGGTGGTACACACGTAGCGGGTTTCCGTATGGGATTAACCCGTACCTTAAAAGCTTATGCTGATAAATCAGGTTTGCTGAAAAACGTAAAAGTAGATATTACCGGCGATGACTTCCGCGAAGGTTTAACCGCTATTATTTCGGTTAAAGTAGCGGAGCCACAGTTTGAAGGTCAAACCAAAACCAAGTTAGGTAACAGTGAGGTAAGCGGTGCGGTAAACGTAGCGGTAGGTGAAATTTTAAGTGTTTACCTGGAAGAGAACCCGAAAGAAGCCCGTCAGATTGTTAATAAAGTAATATTAGCTGCTACAGCTCGTGCTGCTGCGCGTAAAGCACGCGAAATGGTGCAGCGTAAAAGCGTAATGAGTGGTTCTGGTTTGCCGGGTAAACTGGCCGACTGTGCTAACAGTGATCCTGCTGTTTGTGAAATTTACCTGGTGGAAGGTGACTCGGCAGGTGGTACTGCCAAGCAAGGTCGCGCCCGCGAGTTTCAGGCTATTTTGCCGTTAAGGGGTAAAATCCTGAACGTGGAAAAAGCCATGGAGCACAAAATTTACGAGAACGAGGAGATCAAGAACATGTTTACCGCTTTGGGTGTAAGCATTGGTACCCCGGAAGATGATAAGGCCCTGAATATAGCCAAACTCAGGTATCATAAAATCGTAATCATGACGGATGCTGACGTGGATGGTTCGCACATTACTACCCTGATTCTGACTTTCTTCTTCCGTTACATGAAAGAACTGGTAGAAAACGGTTATGTGTACATTGCTTCACCTCCATTATACTTGGTTAAAAAAGGCAAAGATTTTGAATATTGCTGGACAGACGAGCAGCGTATGGCGGCCATTCAGCGTCTGAAAGGTGCCGGTCGTGAAGATAGCGTACACGTGCAACGGTACAAAGGTTTGGGTGAAATGAATGCGGAACAGTTATGGGAAACTACCATGAACCCGGCTACCCGTACTTTGCGCCAGGCCAGTATTGAAAATGCTGCTGAGTGCGATCATACTTTCTCTATGCTGATGGGTGATGAAGTAGCCCCACGCCGTGAGTTCATTGAAAAGAACGCCAAGTACGCACGTATTGATGCGTAA
- a CDS encoding OmpH family outer membrane protein: MKNPASIFTKITLSLLVAGTIAACNQNKPADKTTTTSSPAAAPVAVDESAKIVFVNSDSLLNKYDYFKDMSARLETKGKAAQSDLQSKGQAFQREVAEYQKSAGTMTAEQRQATEQRLQRKQQELQAYQQNAGAQVQNETASEQSKLYEKVAEFLKVYAKDKGYKMVMTYQKGNSGILYGDPSLDITSDVVKKLNEAYAKDKK, encoded by the coding sequence ATGAAAAACCCTGCTTCGATTTTTACGAAAATTACTTTAAGCCTGTTAGTAGCCGGCACCATAGCTGCCTGCAACCAAAACAAACCTGCGGATAAAACAACCACCACTTCATCACCAGCTGCTGCCCCGGTTGCCGTTGATGAATCAGCCAAAATAGTATTTGTAAACTCTGACTCACTGCTAAACAAATACGATTACTTTAAAGATATGTCGGCCCGTTTGGAAACCAAAGGCAAAGCCGCTCAAAGCGATTTACAAAGCAAAGGTCAGGCTTTTCAACGTGAAGTAGCTGAATACCAGAAAAGTGCCGGTACCATGACTGCCGAGCAACGCCAAGCTACCGAACAACGTTTACAACGCAAACAGCAGGAACTGCAAGCTTACCAGCAAAATGCAGGCGCCCAAGTACAAAATGAAACCGCCAGCGAGCAAAGTAAGCTTTATGAAAAAGTTGCCGAATTCTTGAAGGTTTATGCTAAAGACAAGGGTTACAAAATGGTAATGACTTACCAAAAAGGCAACAGCGGTATTTTATACGGCGACCCTAGCTTGGATATTACTTCAGACGTGGTAAAAAAACTAAACGAGGCTTACGCCAAAGACAAAAAATAA
- a CDS encoding nucleoside deaminase: MENIEHEKFMRMAIALSEQNVAQGLGGPFGAVIVKDGEVIAASANKVVPSNDPTAHAEVSTIRLACQQLNTFNLQGCVIYTSCEPCPMCLGAIYWSRLDKIYYANTKSDAAAIGFDDQFIYEELDRPMTARKLPVEQLLHEEALSAFKAWEINTQKTHY; the protein is encoded by the coding sequence ATGGAAAATATAGAACACGAAAAATTTATGCGCATGGCTATTGCCTTATCTGAGCAGAACGTAGCTCAGGGCTTAGGCGGGCCTTTCGGTGCAGTGATTGTTAAAGATGGGGAAGTTATAGCCGCCAGTGCCAATAAAGTGGTACCTTCTAATGACCCTACTGCTCATGCCGAAGTATCAACCATACGGCTGGCCTGCCAGCAACTGAATACCTTTAATCTGCAAGGCTGTGTTATTTACACCAGCTGCGAACCCTGCCCGATGTGTTTAGGCGCCATTTACTGGTCCCGCTTGGATAAGATTTATTACGCCAATACCAAAAGCGATGCCGCCGCTATCGGTTTTGACGACCAATTTATCTACGAAGAGTTAGACCGGCCCATGACTGCCCGTAAACTCCCTGTAGAACAACTCTTGCACGAGGAAGCTTTAAGCGCCTTTAAAGCATGGGAAATCAACACGCAGAAAACACATTATTAG
- a CDS encoding SelT/SelW/SelH family protein, which translates to MKPTISIEYCPKCGWMLRAAYMAQELLTTFTDDVHGVLLQPSEVSGSYIIRVNELEVFNRKQMGRFPEIKELKQLVRDVVNPEKSLGHSDR; encoded by the coding sequence ATGAAGCCGACCATCAGTATTGAATATTGCCCCAAGTGCGGCTGGATGCTGCGGGCTGCCTATATGGCGCAGGAACTATTAACCACGTTTACGGATGATGTGCATGGTGTGCTATTGCAACCTAGCGAAGTTAGTGGTAGTTACATCATCAGAGTTAATGAGTTGGAGGTTTTTAACCGTAAACAAATGGGGCGCTTTCCGGAAATTAAAGAATTAAAGCAGCTGGTGAGAGATGTGGTAAACCCTGAAAAGAGTTTAGGCCATTCAGACCGGTAA
- a CDS encoding RNA-binding S4 domain-containing protein — MPEKEKLRIDKYLWAIRIFKTRTLATEACKAGRVKLNGQNVKASHEVKLGETYNVSKGLERKILTVTGLLENRVDAKTAVNFYADLTPVEQTPAFKSMFHSPVLRRDRGTGRPTKRDRREIDDLQEGYFEKPQGEEEE; from the coding sequence ATGCCTGAAAAAGAAAAACTACGAATAGATAAATACCTGTGGGCTATCCGCATTTTTAAAACCCGTACGCTAGCTACGGAAGCTTGTAAGGCTGGCCGTGTAAAGCTGAATGGCCAGAATGTTAAAGCATCCCACGAGGTGAAACTGGGTGAAACTTACAATGTATCGAAGGGTTTGGAGCGTAAAATATTAACAGTAACCGGCCTGCTCGAAAACCGCGTAGATGCCAAAACTGCGGTGAACTTTTACGCCGACCTTACCCCGGTGGAGCAAACGCCAGCTTTTAAATCCATGTTTCACTCTCCGGTATTGCGACGCGACCGGGGTACGGGCCGGCCTACCAAGCGCGACCGGCGGGAGATTGATGATTTACAGGAAGGGTATTTTGAAAAGCCACAAGGGGAAGAGGAGGAATGA
- a CDS encoding 2,3,4,5-tetrahydropyridine-2,6-dicarboxylate N-succinyltransferase: MAETLKKMVEEAWEDRALLSENTYINAIETVIARLDKGEIRVAELITNRWHVNDWIKKAVILYFPIRQMEEIKVGPFVFHDKMRLKEDYRKAGVRVVPHGIARYGAYLAKGVIMMPSYVNIGAYVDEGTMVDTWATVGSCAQIGKHCHLSGGVGIGGVLEPVQAAPVIIEDNCFLGSRAIVVEGVHVEQEAVLGANVVLTASTKIIDVTGSTPVEYKGHVPARSVVIPGSYSKQFAAGEYQVPCALIIGKRKESTDKKTSLNNALRDNNVAV; the protein is encoded by the coding sequence ATGGCTGAAACTTTAAAGAAAATGGTGGAAGAGGCTTGGGAAGACCGTGCCTTACTCAGCGAAAATACCTATATCAATGCGATTGAAACTGTGATTGCCCGATTAGACAAAGGCGAAATCCGTGTAGCAGAACTGATTACCAACCGTTGGCATGTAAACGACTGGATTAAAAAAGCGGTTATTTTATACTTCCCCATCCGTCAGATGGAAGAAATTAAAGTGGGCCCTTTTGTATTTCATGATAAAATGAGATTGAAAGAGGATTACCGCAAAGCTGGCGTGCGTGTAGTACCACATGGTATTGCCCGTTACGGTGCTTACCTGGCTAAAGGTGTAATCATGATGCCATCATACGTAAACATTGGTGCTTATGTAGATGAAGGCACCATGGTAGATACCTGGGCTACCGTAGGTTCATGCGCTCAAATTGGTAAACATTGCCATTTAAGCGGCGGTGTGGGTATTGGCGGTGTGTTAGAACCCGTTCAAGCAGCCCCGGTAATTATTGAAGATAACTGCTTCTTGGGTTCACGCGCTATTGTAGTGGAAGGCGTTCACGTAGAGCAGGAAGCTGTATTGGGTGCTAACGTAGTACTTACGGCATCAACCAAAATTATTGATGTAACCGGTTCTACTCCCGTTGAGTACAAAGGCCATGTACCTGCCCGTTCTGTAGTTATTCCAGGTTCTTACTCTAAACAATTTGCTGCCGGCGAGTACCAGGTACCTTGTGCCCTGATTATCGGCAAACGTAAAGAATCAACCGATAAAAAAACTTCGTTAAATAATGCACTGCGGGACAATAACGTGGCTGTGTAA
- a CDS encoding glycosyltransferase family 4 protein, giving the protein MRIGYDAKRAFLNNTGLGNYSRWLIGVMTRYYPENQYSLYTPEVKDNRHAYLLNHLPHTNTVAPGSKLLSSWWRTKGIVNNMKQDGVKLYHGLSHELPLGIAQSGIKSVLTVHDLIFMRFPQYFGWVNRMIYRAKLQYACKTADSIIAISQKTKDDLIELLQVPASKISVIYQSCDPVFAQAHPPAQKASIQQKYQLPEQFILTVGTIEERKNLMLLVKALSCLKAKATLVVVGKPTDYLNEVKAFIQQHQLTSQVIFLHQVSFDELPALYQLAQAFIYPSRYEGFGIPILEALNSGTPVIAAKGSCLEEAGGPHSLYVDPDDEQELATTISQVLHNEELRNRMITQGLTYARQFNDEALAEQYMQLYKNTLTYA; this is encoded by the coding sequence ATGCGCATAGGCTATGATGCCAAGAGAGCTTTTTTAAATAATACCGGTCTGGGTAATTACAGTCGGTGGCTCATTGGTGTTATGACTAGGTATTACCCGGAAAATCAATACAGCTTATACACACCCGAAGTTAAGGATAATCGTCACGCGTATTTGTTAAACCATTTGCCACATACCAACACTGTTGCACCAGGTAGCAAGCTATTATCTTCCTGGTGGCGAACTAAGGGCATTGTTAACAACATGAAACAGGATGGTGTGAAACTCTATCATGGCTTAAGCCATGAATTACCTCTAGGTATAGCTCAAAGCGGTATCAAATCGGTACTTACGGTGCACGATTTAATCTTCATGCGCTTTCCGCAGTACTTCGGGTGGGTAAACCGAATGATTTACCGGGCTAAACTACAATACGCCTGTAAAACAGCTGACAGCATTATTGCCATCAGTCAGAAAACTAAGGATGACTTAATTGAATTGCTGCAGGTACCTGCTAGTAAAATCAGTGTCATTTACCAAAGCTGCGATCCGGTTTTTGCACAAGCTCACCCCCCCGCACAAAAAGCATCTATACAACAAAAGTATCAGCTTCCTGAACAGTTTATACTAACAGTAGGCACCATTGAAGAACGCAAGAACCTAATGCTGCTGGTTAAGGCTTTATCTTGCTTAAAAGCTAAAGCTACTTTAGTAGTGGTAGGAAAACCTACAGATTACCTGAACGAGGTAAAAGCCTTTATTCAGCAACATCAGCTAACCAGTCAAGTTATATTTTTGCATCAGGTTAGTTTTGATGAACTGCCGGCCTTGTACCAGTTGGCTCAGGCATTTATTTATCCCTCGCGCTACGAAGGTTTTGGCATACCGATACTGGAAGCATTGAACTCAGGCACTCCGGTCATTGCAGCTAAAGGTTCGTGCCTGGAAGAAGCAGGAGGCCCGCATAGTTTGTATGTTGATCCGGATGATGAACAGGAACTGGCAACAACCATTAGCCAAGTACTCCATAACGAAGAATTAAGAAATCGCATGATAACGCAGGGCTTAACTTACGCCAGGCAATTTAATGATGAGGCATTAGCTGAGCAATACATGCAACTTTACAAAAACACGCTTACTTATGCTTAG
- a CDS encoding L-threonylcarbamoyladenylate synthase: protein MLRDEVNKALEVIQQGGIILYPTDTIWGIGCDATNTEAIKKIYQLKQRDEAKSMLILVDTENKLESYIREVPAIAYELIEYAENPMTLVMPGAKNISPALISADGSVGIRVTSHPFCQQLIQRLRKPLVSTSANISGQPSPQNFAQVSEEIKTGVDYVVNLEQDNRSAKKPSTIMRLEPDGRFEFLRR, encoded by the coding sequence ATGCTTAGAGATGAAGTAAATAAGGCCTTGGAAGTTATACAACAAGGCGGCATCATTTTGTATCCTACCGATACTATTTGGGGTATAGGCTGCGATGCTACCAACACCGAAGCTATTAAAAAAATATACCAGCTTAAACAGCGGGACGAAGCCAAAAGTATGCTGATTTTGGTAGATACCGAAAATAAACTGGAAAGCTACATACGCGAAGTGCCAGCCATTGCTTATGAATTGATTGAGTATGCCGAAAACCCGATGACGTTGGTGATGCCTGGCGCTAAAAATATTTCGCCGGCCTTGATTAGTGCTGATGGTAGCGTGGGCATCCGGGTTACTTCTCATCCTTTTTGCCAACAGCTAATACAACGTTTACGCAAGCCTCTGGTATCTACCTCGGCCAACATCAGCGGACAGCCTTCACCACAAAATTTTGCGCAAGTATCAGAAGAGATCAAAACGGGTGTAGATTACGTAGTTAACCTGGAGCAAGATAACCGTTCTGCTAAAAAACCATCCACCATTATGCGCTTAGAGCCTGATGGACGGTTTGAATTTCTTCGGCGATAA
- the rodA gene encoding rod shape-determining protein RodA, giving the protein MNNQRSFFFNVDWLTVILYLALCTVGWFNIHAAVFDDQHPGFLDLETNYGKQFIFILSAIVLGTVILLLDSRFFSALAPGFYVVTVLLLMLVLIVGRNVGGNQAWIPIGSFRLQPSEFAKFTTCLLLARYLSGTNIRITEFKSFLTVAAIIGFPMLLIMLQPDTGSTLVFCSLIFVLYREGLSPLFLIIAGLLITLFVLSLLFNQLILIGILIALVVGAIFLFKLRRETLVVLVGGLAISVLFVFSVNFIYNNVLKSHQKSRIDELLGIANDVRGAGYNVNQSKIAIGSGKMWGKGYLQGTQTKYSFVPEQSTDFIFCTVGEEWGYAGSLGVIGLYLFLLLRIIYLAERQRAPFSRIYGYGVASIIFFHVIINIGMTIGLVPVIGIPLPFISYGGSSLWSFTILLFILIKLDANRLGLII; this is encoded by the coding sequence ATGAATAACCAACGCAGCTTTTTTTTCAACGTAGATTGGCTGACGGTAATATTGTACCTGGCGTTGTGTACCGTGGGTTGGTTTAATATTCATGCTGCTGTATTTGATGATCAGCATCCGGGCTTTTTAGATTTAGAAACTAATTACGGTAAGCAATTCATCTTCATCTTGTCGGCAATTGTACTGGGGACGGTTATTTTACTGCTGGATAGCCGCTTTTTTAGTGCCTTAGCTCCTGGCTTTTACGTAGTGACTGTGCTATTGCTGATGCTGGTGCTGATTGTTGGCCGCAATGTGGGTGGTAATCAGGCCTGGATACCTATAGGCAGCTTTAGATTGCAACCCTCTGAGTTTGCCAAGTTTACGACTTGTTTGTTGCTGGCCCGTTACTTAAGCGGAACTAATATTCGCATTACGGAGTTTAAATCTTTCTTAACGGTTGCTGCCATCATTGGCTTCCCTATGTTGCTGATTATGTTGCAGCCGGATACCGGTTCAACACTGGTATTTTGTTCGCTTATTTTTGTGTTGTACCGCGAGGGGTTATCGCCGTTGTTCCTGATTATTGCAGGTTTGCTGATTACCTTATTTGTGCTTTCCTTGTTGTTTAATCAGCTAATTTTAATCGGAATATTGATTGCTCTGGTAGTTGGAGCTATTTTCCTGTTCAAGCTGAGGCGCGAAACATTGGTGGTTCTGGTAGGAGGTTTGGCCATATCTGTTTTGTTCGTTTTTAGTGTAAATTTCATCTACAATAACGTATTAAAAAGCCATCAAAAATCACGCATTGATGAGTTGTTAGGTATTGCAAACGATGTGCGTGGGGCAGGGTATAACGTTAACCAGTCTAAAATTGCTATTGGTTCAGGCAAAATGTGGGGGAAAGGTTATTTGCAAGGCACACAAACCAAATACTCCTTTGTGCCCGAACAAAGCACCGACTTTATTTTTTGTACCGTAGGTGAGGAGTGGGGCTATGCAGGTTCATTAGGCGTTATTGGTTTGTACCTGTTTTTGCTGTTGCGTATAATTTATTTAGCCGAACGACAGCGAGCTCCTTTTTCCAGAATATATGGTTATGGGGTAGCCTCCATTATCTTTTTTCACGTCATTATCAATATCGGCATGACGATAGGCTTGGTGCCGGTTATTGGTATTCCGCTGCCTTTTATCAGCTATGGTGGCTCCTCATTATGGAGCTTTACCATTTTGCTGTTCATCTTGATTAAGCTGGACGCTAACCGACTTGGCTTAATAATTTAA